The genomic window GCAATAAAATCAGTAAAAATTGGAGAAATGGTGGAGCAAAAAATAAATGAATTAGATTTATTGGAATTGGAGAAAATAGTAATTGAAATATCAAACAGAGAGTTAAAGCAAATTGAAATTTTAGGTGGAATATTAGGATTTTTTATAGGAATTATACAAGGAGTATTGGTTCATTTTATTTAATGTAAATTTAATTTCTCTTAGTAGAACTTGACAAATGTAATGATTGGACTTATAATAATTAAAAATTAAAAATAAACAAGGTAATGATAAGGTCGAGTAAATAACCCCCAGTCTTTAGAGAGGAAATGCATTGGCTGAAAGCATTTCTAGATATGGATTATTGAAAACCCCCTTTGAACTATAGACTGAATTTTAAGTAAGTTTTATCGGTAATTCCGTTATCATTTTCAAGTGAAATGTATATTTCAACTTGGGTGGAACCACGGGTATATAAACTCGTCCCATAGAGAGGGGCGGGTTTTTATTTTTTATAAAATAAAGAGAAGGGAAGGTAGATAAAAATGATAAAAATTACTTTAAAAGATGGATCTGTCAGAGAATATGTAAAAGGGATAACAGTGCTAGAAGTAGCTAAAGATATTAGCAAGGGATTGGCTAGAGTTGCTTTGGCTGCAAAAATAGATGGGAAAGTGATAGATATTCGCACTCCTATAGAAGAAGATGTAGAGTTAAATATTTTAACGTTTGAAGATCAAGAAGGAAAAGAGGCATTTTGGCATACTACTTCCCATGTATTGGCGCAAGCTGTAAAGGCATTATTTCCTAATGTAAAATTAGCCATTGGCCCTGCTATTGAAAATGGGTTTTACTATGATTTTGATGTAGAAAAACCTTTTACTCCAGAAGATTTAGAAGAAATTGAAAAAGAAATGAAAAAAATTGTAAAAGAAGATTATTTTCTTGAAAGATTTGAATTATCAAAAGAGAAAGCAATTCAATTCATGAAGGGAAGAGGAGAAGATTACAAAGTTGAATTGATCGAAGATTTTCCAGAGGGAGAAACCATTTCTTTTTATAAACAAGGAGACTTTGTGGATCTTTGTGCAGGACCTCATATTCAATCTACTGGAAGCATAAAGGCATTTAAGCTATTAAGCATTGCTGGTGCCTATTGGAAAGGAAATGAAAATAATAAAATGCTTCAAAGAATATATGGGATTTCATTTCCTAAAAAAAAGCAGTTAGATGATTATTTATATCGATTGGAAGAAGCAAAAAAAAGAGATCATAGAAAACTTGGAAAAGAATTAGATTTATTTTCTATTCATGAGGAAGGTCCTGGTTTCCCATTTTTTCATCCTAATGGAATGATTTTAAGAAATGCTTTAGAAGATTTTTGGAGAATGGAACATGAAAAAAGAGGATATAAAGAGATTAAAACTCCTATGATTTTAAATGAGGAATTGTGGAAACGATCTGGGCATTGGGATCATTACAAAGATAATATGTATTTTACAAAGATTGATGATAAAGAGTATGCCATTAAACCGATGAATTGTCCTGGAGCTGTATTGGTTTATAAAACAAAAATGCATTCTTATAGAGATTTACCTTTAAGAATGGGAGAATTAGGAACGGTTCATCGACATGAAATGTCTGGAGTTTTACATGGATTGATGAGGGTAAGAAATTTTACACAAGATGATGCTCATATTTTTATGACCCCTGAGCAAATTAAATCTGAGATTGTAGGAGTAATTGATTTGATTGATTATTTTTATAAAACATTTGGCTTTAAATATCATGTAGAATTATCCACACGTCCTGAAAATTCTATGGGAAGTGATGAAGCGTGGGAAAGAGCTACCAATGCTCTTATTGAGGCATTACAAGAAAAAGGTTTAGATTATAAAGTAAATGAGGGAGATGGGGCATTTTATGGTCCTAAAATCGATTTTCATTTAGAAGATAGTATTGGAAGAACATGGCAATGTGGTACTATTCAATTGGATTTTCAAATGCCTGAGAATTTCGATTTAACTTATATTGGGCCAGATGGAGAAAAGCATCGTCCTGCTATGATACACAGAGTAGTTTTTGGTAGCATTGAACGTTTTATAGGGATTTTAACAGAGCATTTTGCTGGAGCTTTTCCTCTTTGGCTAGCTCCTATACAGGCGATGATTATTCCTATCGCAGATCATCATAAGGAGTATGCTCAGAAAATTTATAAAAAATGTAAAAAAAATAAAGTTAGAGTAGAAATTGATAATAGAAATGAAAAAATTGGCTATAAAATTCGAGAAGCTCAATTGCAAAAGATTCCTTACATGATTATAGTGGGAGATCAAGAAATAGAAAATGAAAAGGTTTCTGTGCGTTCTCGTTTTAAAGGAGATCTAGGAATTTTAGAAGTTGATGAATTTATCAATAAATTATTAGAGGAGATCTATAATAAAACATATGAGAATATAGATATTAAAAAATCCTAAAGGCATTTTAGCTTGCCTTTAGGATTTTTTCTAACTCTTGACCAGAAATAGTTTCTTTTGTTAATAATTTATTTGCAATAGCATGAAGAAATTCTAAATTATCCTGTAAAATTTTTTTTGCATTCTTATAGGCAGATTCAATAATTAAATTGATTTCTTTATTAATCAGATTTTCATAGCCAGATGAATATTTTTTATGATTAAAAGTTCTATTACCTAAAGTACTCATTCCGTATTCACAGACCATTTCATTGGCCATTTCTGTTGCTTTTGCTAAGTCATTTTGTGCTCCTGTAGAAATTTCATTAAATATAATTTCTTCTGATGCTCTTCCAGCTAAAAGTTGTTGTATTTTTTCACATAGTTCTTTTTTTGTCATTAAAAATCGATCTTCATTAGATGCATTTAATACAAATCCTAGTGCTTGCCCATGGGGGACGATAGATATTTTTTCTATTAAATCATTATTTAAAATTCTTCCCACTAAAGCGTGACCCGCTTCATGATAAGCAATAATTTTTTTTTCTTTTTCTGTGATGACTGCACTTTTATTTTTAAGTCCTGCCATAACCCTTTCAATAGCCTTATTAAATTCTTCATTTCCTATACTAGAATGATTTTCTCTTACAGCAAAAATAGCAGCTTCATTTACAATATTTGCCAAATGGGCTCCTGACATTCCATGAGTTTTTCTAGCCAATTGTTTGATATTTACGTCTTGATCTAAAGGTTTATTTTTTAAGTGAACTTTTAAAATTTCTTCTCTAGATCGAACATTAGGATTTCCAATATAAATATGACGATCAAAACGTCCAGGTCTTAGTAAGGCTTCATCTAATAATTCTATTCTATTAGTTGCTCCAATGACCACAATATTATCATATCGGTTAAAACCGTCTAATTCTATTAATAATTGGTTTAGGGTTTGATCTCTTTCACTATTATTATCAGAACTTCTAGATACTCCAATTGCATCCATTTCATCAATAAAGATTACACAAGGTGCTTGTTTTTTTGCTTTCTCAAAAAGAGAACGAATTCTACTTGCACCTACACCTACATACTTTTCAACAAATTCTGATCCACTAGCATAAATAAAGTTAGAATTAGTTTCTCCGGAAATAGCACTAGCTAACAGGGTTTTTCCTGTTCCAGGAGGTCCATAAAACATAATTCCTCTAGGAATCTTTGCACCCATTTTATTATATTTTTCTGGATTTTTCATAAAATCTATAATTTCTTGTAAGTCTTCCTTCACTTCCTCTAATCCAGCTACATCATCAAAATAAACTTTTGTTTTACTACTATCTTCTTTTTTCTCTTCTTGTCTAAGAGAACTTACTAACATTAATTCTGGTTTTTTTTGAGCTTTTCTAATAAAAAAAATCAAAGCAATATCTAAAAAAATTAAGAAGACTTTTAATTTTATAGAAGAATATTGATAGACTTTTCCTAGATCAAAAAAAGTACTTACTAATATCACAGAAAATATCATGAATAAAACAATTAATAAATTTTTTTTCATAGCAATTATCACCATCCGAATTTTTTCTATATTATATCTATATTTTTATCAAAAAACTTAATAAACATTTAAGAATTTTGAAATTATTAATAGGTAATTTTATCAAAAAAAAAAAAAAAGGTATTTTTTATAAAATTTATAAAATTAATGTGAGTTCATTATAATATTAATTAATTTAAGATAAAAAATAATTTTTAAGTATGTCAATAGTCTATGAAACTAGAGTTTCCCCAAAACTCAAACACCAAATAGCCGAAAGCTAGTTATATACAGGCATCAGCTATTGTTAACTGTTGTGATCCCTTCTTTTTGAATCTAGGCTTTATGAATTTTTTAATACCAGTTTTTGTTTTTTGTAATATTGTATAAATACCATCTGCTAATGCATAATAATTAAATTCAGGGATATCGTAGATTCTTTTAGATATTTTTAAAATAAGTAATACTAAAACACTTTCTTTTTTTCCTTGAGAAAGCATCGTAATAAAACCAATAGTTATTGATAATAATAAATTCATTGTTCTAATACTATTTAACGACCTAACTCTGATAGTTTCAAAATCAAATTGTTGTTTTTTAAATCTAAAATATTCTTCAATCCTCCATCTTTTTAAATATACTTTCAAAATAGCAAGAGTTCACAAGCATTAGAGTAAACTTTAGAATATGCTGATATAGGCATGTCATATTCATTAGTTAATGCAGCAATTTCTAGATTTCGGTCTAGATATATTTTTAGATATTTCTTTGAAAAAGTTGATAATTTCCTTTTAATTTGGTATGAAAGTTTGATATAATTAATCATAAGTAAAATAGCTCTTTTTCTTTGGATTTTGTTTAATCAAACTTATTATATAAAAAGAGAGAGCTATTTTACTTATTTTTATGCAAAAATTTAAATCTGTGGATAGATGTATGACTAGTAATTATCTTATCCACAAGGACTAATTTTAGTTTCCTCAAAAAAAATGGGGAAATTCTAAATTTTTTAGGTATTGACTAAGTAAAAATTTCATGATATACTTCATAATTAGAAAAGAAAGTAGAAGATTCCACTTCTCACCTTACTGCTAAGTGAATGCATGTAGGGTCTATAACTCATGGATAATTTTTTATTGTTTTATATGATGGAGTTTATAGGTGCAGGTGGGATTTCTACCTGTATTTTTTATTATTATTTATTATTGTGTAGGATGTTTGCTAAATATTTTTGGAGGTGAAAGGTTATTAGCAAAGAATTTCAAGTAAATGAAGAGATCAGGGATAGAGAGGTACGATTGATTGATAATGATGGAAAGCAGTTGGGAATTATGTCTGGTAGAGAGGCTCAAAAAATAGCTGATGAAAAACAATTGGATTTGGTAAAGATTTCTCCTAATACCAAGCCACCTGTATGTAAGATTATGGATTATGGAAAATTTAAATTTGAGCAAGGAAAAAAAGAAAAAGAGATGAAAAAACATCAAAGAACTATTAATGTAAAAGAGGTTCGCATGTCTGCAAGGGTAGAAGAACATGATTTGGATGTAAAAGCAAAAAATTGTAGGAAATTTTTGCTTAATGGGGATAAGGTAAAGGTTTCTGTTCGATTTAGAGGTCGAGAAATGGCATATACAGATGTGGGAAAAGAAATTCTTTTAAGGTTTGCAGAAAAAGTAGCAGATGTTGGTCAAATAGAGAAAAGACCAAAATTAGAAGGTAGAAATATGGTAATGTATCTTATGGCTAAGAAAGAACAATAAAGCTAATTGGAATTGAAAGGAGGAAATAATATGCCAAAAATAAAAACTCATAGAGGAGCAGCAAAAAGATTTTCTAAAACAAAAGCTGGAAAAATCAAAAGAGCAAAGGCATATAAAAGTCATATTTTAACAAAAAAATCTCAAAAAAGAAAAAGAAATCTTAGAAAAACTGGATATTTAACTGCTTCAGAAGCAAAAAATATTAAGCAATTAATACCATATAAATAATATTTAAAGTATAGAAAAGGAGGTAGGGAATATGGCAAGAGTCAAAAAAGCAATGAATGCTAAGAAGAAACATAAAAAAATTCTAAAACTTGCTAAAGGATATTATGGTGCTAAAAGCAAAGCATATAGACCTGCCAATGAAGCAGTGATGAGAGCACTTCGATCTGCTTATATAGGTAGAAAATTAAGAAAGAGAGATTTTAGAAAATTATGGATTTCTAGAATTAATGCTGCTGCAAGAATGAATGGTTTATCTTATAGTAAATTTATGCATGGATTAAAGCTTTCAGGAATAGAAGTAAATAGAAAAATGTTAGCAGATATTGCTATCAATGATGAAAAATCATTTAAACAATTAGTAAGCATTGCAAAGGAAAAACTTGATGCATAATTTATTTTTTATAAAAATAGCCTCATTTTTCATTAATTATTATGGAAATGAGGTTATTTTATTTTTAATAATACAAAATAGAATATCATGAATTGAATATAAAAGTATAATTATAGTATATGAATTAGTGAAAGTAGACTATTTGTTTCGAATTAAAATATATGAAATCATATAATATTTGTTCTAGAGTTTTTTCAAAATTCAAACACAAAATAGCCGAAAGCTAGTTATATACAGGCATCAGCTATTGTTAACTGTTGTGATCCTTTCTTTTTGAATCTAGGCTTTATGAATTTTTTAATACCAGTTTTTGTTTTTTGTAATATTGTATAAATACCATCTGCTAATGCATAATAATTAAATTCAGGGATATCGTAGATTCTTTTAGATATTTTTAAAATAAGTAATAATACTAAAACACTTTCTTTTTTTCCTTGAGAAAGCATCGCAATAAAACCAATAGTTATTGATAATAATAAATTCATTGTTCTAATACTATTTAACGACCTAACTCTGATAGTTTCAAAATCAAATTGTTGTTTTTTAAATCTAAAATATTCTTCAATTCTCCATCTTCTTAGATATACTTTTAAAATAGCAAGAGATAGCCTTTTATCTGTAGGATTTAAATTAGTAATAAGCATCATAGCAACCTTACCAAGACCTCTTATTATAATAAGAGTAAGTTTTTCATCAGGTATAGCTGGTAAAGATATAGGTATATAACTAAACTTACATTTTCTAGCTTTACCTGCTTTGTTTTTCATGATAGAAACATATCTACCTTTATATTTATTAGCCAAATTTAGTATATTAATAACTTTACCATTATGTATGAATAACATCTCTGTTTCTTTTAGCTCTGATTACAAATTGTTCTTTGTTTTTAGTAAAATATTTATAAAATTTGTTATCATCATAACCTCTATCGAAGGCTTTAATGCCTACGTTTTCAAAATAAGTTCTAATAAAATCAAGAGCTTTTAAGGTTTCTGTATTTTCACTTTTAAAATCTTCACAAGCATTAGAATAAACTTTAGAATATGCTGATATAGGCATTTTATATTTATCAGTTAATGCAGCGACTTCTAAAATATTATAACCATTAACATTCGTTTCACCAATACTTCCATCACGCACAGTACCGATATCTTCTAATACTTTGCTGTTACGCTTAGTG from Garciella nitratireducens DSM 15102 includes these protein-coding regions:
- the thrS gene encoding threonine--tRNA ligase; its protein translation is MIKITLKDGSVREYVKGITVLEVAKDISKGLARVALAAKIDGKVIDIRTPIEEDVELNILTFEDQEGKEAFWHTTSHVLAQAVKALFPNVKLAIGPAIENGFYYDFDVEKPFTPEDLEEIEKEMKKIVKEDYFLERFELSKEKAIQFMKGRGEDYKVELIEDFPEGETISFYKQGDFVDLCAGPHIQSTGSIKAFKLLSIAGAYWKGNENNKMLQRIYGISFPKKKQLDDYLYRLEEAKKRDHRKLGKELDLFSIHEEGPGFPFFHPNGMILRNALEDFWRMEHEKRGYKEIKTPMILNEELWKRSGHWDHYKDNMYFTKIDDKEYAIKPMNCPGAVLVYKTKMHSYRDLPLRMGELGTVHRHEMSGVLHGLMRVRNFTQDDAHIFMTPEQIKSEIVGVIDLIDYFYKTFGFKYHVELSTRPENSMGSDEAWERATNALIEALQEKGLDYKVNEGDGAFYGPKIDFHLEDSIGRTWQCGTIQLDFQMPENFDLTYIGPDGEKHRPAMIHRVVFGSIERFIGILTEHFAGAFPLWLAPIQAMIIPIADHHKEYAQKIYKKCKKNKVRVEIDNRNEKIGYKIREAQLQKIPYMIIVGDQEIENEKVSVRSRFKGDLGILEVDEFINKLLEEIYNKTYENIDIKKS
- the ftsH gene encoding ATP-dependent zinc metalloprotease FtsH — encoded protein: MKKNLLIVLFMIFSVILVSTFFDLGKVYQYSSIKLKVFLIFLDIALIFFIRKAQKKPELMLVSSLRQEEKKEDSSKTKVYFDDVAGLEEVKEDLQEIIDFMKNPEKYNKMGAKIPRGIMFYGPPGTGKTLLASAISGETNSNFIYASGSEFVEKYVGVGASRIRSLFEKAKKQAPCVIFIDEMDAIGVSRSSDNNSERDQTLNQLLIELDGFNRYDNIVVIGATNRIELLDEALLRPGRFDRHIYIGNPNVRSREEILKVHLKNKPLDQDVNIKQLARKTHGMSGAHLANIVNEAAIFAVRENHSSIGNEEFNKAIERVMAGLKNKSAVITEKEKKIIAYHEAGHALVGRILNNDLIEKISIVPHGQALGFVLNASNEDRFLMTKKELCEKIQQLLAGRASEEIIFNEISTGAQNDLAKATEMANEMVCEYGMSTLGNRTFNHKKYSSGYENLINKEINLIIESAYKNAKKILQDNLEFLHAIANKLLTKETISGQELEKILKAS
- a CDS encoding transposase — protein: MKVYLKRWRIEEYFRFKKQQFDFETIRVRSLNSIRTMNLLLSITIGFITMLSQGKKESVLVLLILKISKRIYDIPEFNYYALADGIYTILQKTKTGIKKFIKPRFKKKGSQQLTIADACI
- the infC gene encoding translation initiation factor IF-3, whose translation is MSKEFQVNEEIRDREVRLIDNDGKQLGIMSGREAQKIADEKQLDLVKISPNTKPPVCKIMDYGKFKFEQGKKEKEMKKHQRTINVKEVRMSARVEEHDLDVKAKNCRKFLLNGDKVKVSVRFRGREMAYTDVGKEILLRFAEKVADVGQIEKRPKLEGRNMVMYLMAKKEQ
- the rpmI gene encoding 50S ribosomal protein L35 encodes the protein MPKIKTHRGAAKRFSKTKAGKIKRAKAYKSHILTKKSQKRKRNLRKTGYLTASEAKNIKQLIPYK
- the rplT gene encoding 50S ribosomal protein L20 — protein: MARVKKAMNAKKKHKKILKLAKGYYGAKSKAYRPANEAVMRALRSAYIGRKLRKRDFRKLWISRINAAARMNGLSYSKFMHGLKLSGIEVNRKMLADIAINDEKSFKQLVSIAKEKLDA
- a CDS encoding transposase; translation: MKNKAGKARKCKFSYIPISLPAIPDEKLTLIIIRGLGKVAMMLITNLNPTDKRLSLAILKVYLRRWRIEEYFRFKKQQFDFETIRVRSLNSIRTMNLLLSITIGFIAMLSQGKKESVLVLLLILKISKRIYDIPEFNYYALADGIYTILQKTKTGIKKFIKPRFKKKGSQQLTIADACI